A genomic stretch from Rubripirellula reticaptiva includes:
- a CDS encoding LOG family protein — MDQDEQPVDISRSLPKEAIGEDEHKRPQPADDPISSDDSQDLFRVMRHTVDRLEKDKTARGDLKILSRTLRELRYAFTVFRPYRRRRKVTIFGSARTLPEHPEYQAAVEIGRRFAGHGWMVITGAGGGIMEAGHRGAGREASMGLNIMLPFEQGANPYIEGDAKLVTMKYFFTRKLMFVKECSAVICMPGGFGTIDEAFETITLMQTGKQTMIPLVLVDHPGGSYWKDLGEFIRKQLLGNGMISPADVNLYKITNSVDEAIEEVLGFYRVYHSMRYVGDQVVMRLKRRLSDEHMGQIQAKFEDIIVDGSFQQRGALPEESGEPDLAEMPRLVFHFNRRSLGRLRALINFVNR, encoded by the coding sequence ATGGATCAGGACGAACAGCCAGTCGATATTTCGAGATCGCTTCCCAAAGAAGCGATTGGCGAGGACGAGCATAAGCGGCCTCAACCGGCTGACGATCCGATTTCAAGCGACGATTCGCAGGACCTGTTTCGGGTCATGCGACACACAGTCGACCGTTTGGAAAAGGACAAGACCGCAAGAGGCGATTTGAAGATTTTGTCACGGACGTTGCGCGAGCTGCGTTACGCTTTCACGGTCTTTCGTCCCTACCGTCGGCGCCGCAAAGTGACGATCTTCGGTTCCGCTCGGACGTTGCCCGAGCATCCCGAGTATCAAGCCGCTGTGGAAATCGGTCGGCGATTTGCCGGCCACGGTTGGATGGTGATTACGGGGGCTGGCGGTGGCATCATGGAAGCTGGTCATCGTGGTGCCGGTCGCGAAGCATCGATGGGTTTGAACATCATGTTGCCCTTCGAACAGGGAGCCAATCCTTACATCGAAGGCGATGCAAAACTGGTAACGATGAAGTACTTCTTCACTCGCAAGTTGATGTTCGTCAAAGAGTGCAGTGCGGTGATTTGTATGCCGGGCGGCTTTGGCACGATCGATGAAGCGTTCGAAACGATCACGCTGATGCAGACCGGCAAGCAAACCATGATTCCGTTGGTCTTGGTGGACCATCCCGGCGGAAGCTATTGGAAGGACTTGGGGGAATTCATTCGCAAGCAATTGCTTGGCAATGGAATGATCAGTCCCGCCGACGTCAATCTGTACAAGATCACCAATTCGGTCGACGAAGCGATCGAAGAGGTCTTAGGTTTTTATCGCGTTTATCACAGCATGCGGTACGTGGGCGATCAGGTCGTCATGCGTTTGAAACGACGTTTGTCGGACGAACACATGGGACAGATTCAAGCCAAGTTTGAAGACATCATCGTCGACGGCTCGTTTCAACAGCGCGGAGCTTTGCCCGAGGAAAGTGGCGAACCCGATTTGGCCGAGATGCCGCGATTGGTGTTCCACTTCAACCGCCGGTCCCTTGGTCGGTTGCGCGCACTGATTAATTTCGTCAATCGCTAA